A region from the Flavobacteriales bacterium genome encodes:
- a CDS encoding M36 family metallopeptidase has translation MTIRSLLAAAILIPLGANAQDRAKTPIEAAREALMANGVHPSSVGELRVADHYTDARSGVAHTWFRQQHLGLDIWNSEVVVHQKANGALVHSSHRIVPVGNILLRSTAPGLTPEQALTTVLQRDGVRMTAPRHTATDEVLKRWTFDGAAFNDQPPTVQLMLWPYDGSAVLVWNVSYYMPDASHWWNVRIDANTGAELDRNDWVAQCLFDHAHEGDGCHTVAGGSGEAERAPAAPNDYNVYPMPVESPNYGSRGIRNAPWALAPNASPYGWHDTDGAAGAEHTITRGNNVHAQEDANGNNGTGFAPDGGANLDFDFPIDLTQAPSTYQSAAIINLFYWNNIIHDVFYQYGFDEVSGNFQSNNYGNGGAGSDWVLADAQDGSGTNNANFGTPPDGSNPRMQMFLWTAPTPDRDGDFDNGIITHEYGHGISNRLVGGPGNTSCLGNAEQMGEGWSDYFGLMLTMESGDLATDARGIGTYALNQPPTGVGIRPAPYSTDFGVNDYTYASTNNTGLSQPHGIGFVWCTMLWEMTWELINIHGFDPDIYNGNGGNNIALQLVIDGLKLTPCNPGFVQARDAILAADAANNGGANATAIWAAFARRGLGSGADQGSSTSRTDQTESYSLPVNNNIGVGSILAPATGARFSCDAPVSVQVELRNNGLLAQTGFPVSYRLDGGATVTETFTGVLSSGGTAVHTFAGSLAIGGVGPHALEAWTGLVGDQYAPDDLRANTITVSVDAPLPYSEDVEGGQTLPAGWSLTNDDGGITWEAFSLTNGPLCTPTVAWRVNHYSYGGSGQLDILRTPLIDLTNSAGSRLKFDHAYVQYPGYTDGLRVEVSADCGTTWTVVYDSSGADLATAAATTSVWVPSNCSEWEAHDLDISAFDGEKVFVRFVSVNGFGNQFYLDNVRVQSSQLPLQVKAFLQGPYSPGTGLMNDDLRLAGLIPGTEPYSGLGFPAAGGGGESVAPAVLAATGNDAPVDWVRVELRPGATPNVVAYAQQAIVQRDGDIVSSSTGGALGFSAPAGTYHVAVRHRNHLGAMTASAVAMNDVTTVVDLSLPATVAYGVDARKAEGGVMLLWTGNVQRDAQLKYTGTDNDRDPVLVAVGGTLPTNTISGYHQSDVNLDGTVKYTGVANDRDPILVNIGGTVPTSVRTEQLP, from the coding sequence CCGAAGTCGTGGTTCATCAAAAAGCGAACGGGGCCTTGGTCCATTCCTCGCACCGGATCGTACCCGTTGGGAACATCCTCCTTCGCTCCACCGCTCCGGGATTGACCCCTGAACAGGCGTTGACCACGGTGCTTCAACGCGACGGGGTGCGGATGACGGCCCCAAGGCATACCGCAACCGATGAAGTGCTCAAACGTTGGACGTTCGATGGTGCAGCGTTCAATGATCAGCCACCAACAGTGCAACTGATGCTCTGGCCCTATGACGGGTCGGCCGTGCTGGTCTGGAATGTGTCGTACTACATGCCCGATGCATCCCACTGGTGGAACGTGCGCATCGATGCGAACACGGGTGCAGAGCTTGATCGGAACGACTGGGTGGCGCAATGCCTGTTCGACCATGCACACGAGGGCGATGGTTGCCATACGGTCGCAGGTGGGAGCGGAGAAGCAGAGCGGGCCCCGGCGGCACCGAACGACTACAATGTTTACCCCATGCCGGTGGAAAGCCCCAACTACGGCAGTCGGGGTATTCGCAACGCGCCTTGGGCATTGGCACCCAATGCATCACCCTACGGCTGGCACGATACCGATGGCGCTGCTGGCGCTGAGCACACGATCACTAGAGGCAACAATGTGCACGCACAAGAGGATGCCAATGGCAACAACGGCACCGGTTTCGCACCCGATGGTGGGGCCAATTTGGACTTTGACTTCCCGATCGATCTCACCCAGGCACCGAGCACCTATCAAAGTGCGGCGATCATCAATCTGTTCTATTGGAACAACATCATCCACGATGTGTTCTACCAGTACGGCTTCGATGAAGTGAGCGGGAATTTCCAGAGCAATAACTACGGTAACGGTGGAGCGGGAAGCGACTGGGTACTGGCCGATGCACAGGATGGAAGTGGGACGAATAACGCCAACTTCGGAACGCCTCCCGACGGAAGCAATCCGCGCATGCAGATGTTCCTCTGGACCGCGCCGACCCCGGATCGCGATGGCGACTTCGATAACGGGATCATCACCCACGAGTACGGCCATGGCATCAGCAATCGGCTGGTTGGCGGACCGGGCAACACCAGTTGCCTCGGCAACGCGGAGCAGATGGGTGAAGGATGGAGCGACTACTTCGGGCTGATGCTCACCATGGAATCGGGTGACCTCGCCACTGATGCTCGGGGCATCGGCACCTACGCCTTGAACCAACCGCCCACGGGCGTTGGCATTCGACCAGCGCCATACAGCACCGACTTCGGCGTGAACGATTACACCTACGCGAGCACCAACAACACCGGTTTGAGCCAACCGCACGGTATCGGATTCGTGTGGTGCACCATGTTGTGGGAGATGACCTGGGAGCTGATCAATATCCATGGCTTCGACCCCGATATCTACAACGGCAACGGTGGCAACAACATCGCCCTGCAACTGGTGATCGATGGGTTGAAATTGACCCCTTGCAACCCCGGCTTTGTGCAAGCACGCGATGCCATTCTGGCCGCGGATGCAGCCAACAATGGTGGAGCCAATGCAACGGCCATCTGGGCCGCCTTCGCCCGGCGTGGTTTGGGTTCTGGGGCCGATCAGGGATCGAGCACCAGCCGGACGGACCAAACGGAGTCCTACAGCCTGCCCGTGAACAACAACATTGGGGTTGGCAGCATCCTGGCACCGGCAACAGGTGCCCGGTTCTCGTGCGATGCCCCGGTCTCCGTTCAGGTGGAACTCCGCAATAATGGCCTCTTGGCGCAAACCGGATTCCCCGTTAGTTATCGATTGGACGGTGGGGCGACGGTGACGGAGACGTTCACTGGTGTGCTGAGTTCGGGCGGTACGGCAGTGCACACGTTCGCCGGATCACTGGCCATCGGCGGTGTTGGCCCGCACGCTCTGGAAGCGTGGACCGGCCTGGTCGGTGACCAATATGCACCGGATGACCTACGCGCGAACACGATCACGGTGTCGGTGGATGCACCGTTGCCGTACAGTGAGGATGTGGAGGGCGGTCAGACCCTGCCAGCTGGTTGGTCCCTCACCAACGACGACGGCGGCATCACTTGGGAAGCCTTCAGTCTTACGAATGGACCATTGTGCACCCCGACCGTTGCATGGCGAGTGAACCATTACAGCTACGGGGGGAGCGGGCAGTTGGACATATTGCGTACGCCGCTCATCGACCTGACGAACTCGGCCGGGTCGAGGCTGAAATTCGACCATGCTTATGTGCAATACCCCGGTTACACCGATGGCCTCCGGGTAGAGGTGAGCGCGGATTGCGGAACCACATGGACGGTGGTGTATGACTCCTCCGGCGCAGATCTGGCCACGGCCGCCGCCACCACCAGTGTTTGGGTCCCTTCCAATTGTTCGGAATGGGAAGCGCACGATCTGGACATCAGCGCCTTCGATGGTGAAAAGGTGTTCGTCCGCTTCGTTTCCGTGAACGGGTTCGGCAACCAGTTCTACTTGGACAACGTCCGCGTGCAAAGCAGCCAGCTGCCGCTCCAGGTGAAAGCCTTCCTCCAAGGCCCGTACAGCCCCGGTACCGGACTGATGAACGACGACCTGCGCTTGGCGGGCTTGATACCGGGGACCGAACCGTACTCCGGCCTGGGTTTCCCTGCCGCGGGCGGTGGTGGTGAGAGCGTCGCCCCTGCCGTACTGGCCGCAACCGGCAATGATGCTCCCGTTGATTGGGTGCGCGTTGAGCTGCGACCTGGCGCGACACCGAACGTTGTCGCGTATGCGCAACAAGCCATCGTCCAGCGTGATGGTGACATTGTTTCATCATCCACTGGAGGTGCCTTGGGCTTCAGTGCACCCGCGGGAACCTATCACGTTGCAGTGCGCCACCGGAACCATTTGGGGGCAATGACCGCTTCGGCTGTTGCGATGAACGATGTTACCACCGTGGTCGATCTCTCATTGCCTGCAACGGTTGCATATGGCGTTGATGCGCGGAAAGCAGAAGGTGGTGTCATGCTTCTGTGGACGGGCAATGTCCAGCGCGATGCCCAACTGAAGTACACCGGGACCGACAACGACCGTGATCCCGTGCTCGTTGCCGTTGGAGGCACGCTGCCCACTAATACGATCAGCGGCTATCACCAGAGCGACGTTAACCTGGACGGTACGGTCAAGTACACGGGCGTTGCTAACGACCGCGATCCGATCCTTGTCAACATAGGTGGTACCGTGCCTACGAGCGTGAGGACCGAACAATTGCCCTGA